In Pelosinus sp. UFO1, one genomic interval encodes:
- a CDS encoding sugar ABC transporter permease, whose product MEKTASSGRTLFSTEKFDVRTYTMIAALILMWIGFTYLTSKGFTDLNGSFITSRNISNLVRQMAIVGIMGTGMVLVIVTGGIDLSVGSVMGFIGCIGTTLQVWHGMGTTEVIAICLALGFLIGLLEGSLIAYTGIPAFIITLGGMLVFRGGVLGITHGTTVAPLQKSLVYFGQAYLSELTSFIIAVVAILFLVGGEIVSRKTKEKYNNLDEPLNRMILRCIVYSLLVVATVIILNSYRGIPVPVLIMLVLVLILTFIAEKTTFGRRIYAIGGNIDAAKYSGINVEKNITFVYALNGLLVAIAGLILAARLNAGTPEAGLNLELDAIAAAVIGGTSMTGGVGKVVGAILGGLIMATIDNGMSMMNLDAYWQYIVKGLILVAAVWFDIKTKKSSSKVKVDTGSSNSNTTTEKSCTGAGKI is encoded by the coding sequence ATGGAGAAAACAGCTTCAAGTGGGAGAACGTTATTTAGCACGGAAAAGTTTGATGTAAGAACGTATACAATGATCGCTGCGCTGATACTTATGTGGATTGGATTTACGTATTTAACAAGTAAGGGGTTTACGGATCTGAACGGTTCGTTTATCACATCAAGAAATATATCAAACCTTGTTCGTCAGATGGCTATTGTAGGAATAATGGGGACAGGTATGGTATTGGTAATTGTTACAGGTGGTATTGATCTTTCAGTGGGGTCAGTTATGGGTTTTATTGGCTGTATTGGCACAACACTTCAGGTATGGCATGGTATGGGTACGACGGAGGTAATCGCTATATGCCTTGCTCTTGGATTTTTAATTGGTCTACTTGAAGGCAGCTTAATAGCTTATACAGGGATACCAGCTTTTATCATAACACTTGGTGGCATGCTTGTGTTTAGGGGCGGGGTTCTTGGTATTACACATGGCACAACGGTTGCACCGCTGCAAAAGTCGCTGGTATATTTTGGGCAAGCTTATTTAAGTGAATTGACTAGTTTTATTATTGCGGTAGTTGCTATATTGTTTTTAGTTGGCGGCGAAATAGTAAGTCGTAAAACGAAAGAAAAATACAATAATTTAGATGAACCCTTGAATAGAATGATATTGCGCTGTATCGTCTACAGCTTATTGGTTGTGGCTACCGTGATAATACTGAACAGTTATAGAGGTATTCCTGTCCCTGTTCTTATCATGTTAGTGCTTGTTCTTATATTGACATTTATCGCTGAAAAAACAACATTTGGACGCAGAATTTACGCCATTGGTGGAAATATTGATGCGGCAAAATATTCTGGCATAAATGTTGAAAAAAATATTACCTTCGTGTATGCTCTCAACGGATTGTTAGTAGCGATAGCTGGTTTAATATTAGCGGCACGTCTCAATGCAGGCACACCCGAGGCTGGATTAAACCTTGAATTGGATGCGATTGCTGCAGCCGTTATTGGTGGAACGAGTATGACAGGTGGTGTTGGTAAAGTAGTCGGCGCGATTTTAGGGGGCTTGATTATGGCTACGATTGACAACGGCATGAGTATGATGAATTTAGATGCATATTGGCAGTATATCGTGAAAGGTCTAATTTTGGTTGCTGCTGTTTGGTTTGATATT
- a CDS encoding sugar ABC transporter ATP-binding protein — protein MQEYLLQMKNITKEFPGVKALSGVNFSVKKGQIHALVGENGAGKSTLIKILCGVYPYGLYGGQIIFNGEEKKFHCIKNVEDAGIACIHQELNMVPELSISENIFLNSKPSKYGIVNFDEMFKRTAELLKEIGLNSDSGICVNPNDKIKNLGIGHKQLVEIAKALSSNAQLLILDEPTAALSEAEAKILLNILDGLRKKGVTCIYISHKLDEVMKICDTITVLRDGQTIETRDKRSMNKETMITLMVGRELKNMFPRVPHNRGDVSFEIRNYSVHHPDIPGKMLLKNVNIKAYRGEILGIIGLVGAGRTELFTSIYGAFNALAVGEVYIDGKKVDIKSPMDALKKGLFLLSEDRKKLGLNLIMSIKENVILSSFNKISKFGVINNDQTVFEAKKYVQDLKIKTPNVEVLVNTLSGGNQQKVVISKGLMMGPKVMVLDEPTRGIDVGAKYEIYKIMNQLVDEGVTIIMISSEMEEILGMSDRIITMSNGMVTGEFDVFEATQEKLMHASAGREG, from the coding sequence ATGCAAGAATATTTATTGCAGATGAAAAATATAACGAAAGAGTTTCCAGGGGTTAAAGCTTTAAGTGGTGTGAACTTTAGTGTTAAAAAAGGACAAATACATGCTCTGGTTGGTGAAAATGGAGCAGGAAAATCTACCTTAATAAAAATTTTATGCGGCGTATACCCTTATGGTTTATATGGAGGCCAGATCATTTTTAATGGGGAAGAGAAAAAGTTTCACTGTATCAAAAATGTTGAGGATGCAGGCATTGCTTGTATTCACCAGGAGTTAAACATGGTGCCCGAACTTAGCATTTCTGAAAATATTTTTTTAAATAGTAAACCGAGTAAATATGGTATTGTCAATTTTGATGAGATGTTCAAAAGAACAGCGGAATTACTCAAGGAAATAGGTCTAAATTCTGATTCGGGAATTTGTGTAAATCCCAATGATAAGATCAAAAATCTGGGGATCGGTCATAAACAACTCGTTGAAATTGCAAAAGCTCTATCTTCGAATGCGCAACTGTTGATTTTAGATGAACCTACTGCAGCGTTGTCAGAAGCTGAGGCTAAAATTCTTTTAAATATTCTTGATGGTCTAAGAAAAAAAGGCGTTACCTGTATTTATATATCTCATAAACTTGATGAAGTAATGAAAATTTGTGATACCATCACTGTTCTAAGAGATGGTCAGACGATAGAAACTCGTGATAAAAGAAGCATGAATAAAGAAACCATGATCACGTTAATGGTTGGTCGTGAACTTAAAAATATGTTTCCCAGGGTACCACATAATAGAGGTGATGTTTCTTTTGAAATTAGAAATTACAGCGTGCATCATCCTGATATTCCTGGAAAGATGCTGCTAAAGAATGTAAATATCAAAGCTTATCGGGGCGAAATCTTGGGCATTATCGGTCTGGTTGGCGCGGGAAGGACGGAATTGTTTACATCGATTTATGGAGCATTTAATGCACTGGCGGTAGGCGAAGTTTACATTGACGGAAAGAAAGTTGATATTAAAAGTCCGATGGATGCTTTAAAAAAAGGACTGTTTTTGCTAAGTGAGGATAGAAAAAAGTTAGGGCTTAATCTTATTATGAGTATTAAAGAAAATGTTATTTTGTCTTCATTCAATAAAATATCTAAGTTTGGGGTGATTAACAATGACCAGACGGTTTTTGAAGCAAAAAAATATGTTCAAGATCTTAAAATCAAAACTCCCAATGTCGAGGTTTTAGTCAATACACTGAGCGGTGGTAATCAGCAAAAAGTTGTTATTTCTAAGGGTTTGATGATGGGGCCTAAAGTTATGGTACTTGATGAGCCCACACGTGGTATTGATGTTGGCGCAAAATATGAAATCTATAAGATTATGAATCAGCTTGTAGATGAAGGCGTGACAATCATTATGATTTCTTCGGAGATGGAAGAAATATTAGGCATGAGCGATAGAATCATAACGATGAGTAATGGCATGGTGACTGGTGAATTTGATGTTTTTGAAGCCACTCAGGAAAAACTGATGCATGCGTCGGCAGGAAGGGAAGGTTAA
- a CDS encoding sugar ABC transporter substrate-binding protein translates to MKIMKKISVLLLVLLMVFVAAGCSKDTGSSPNSSGKSSGSKVAKDIKDIKIGISVGTLKQERWQREIDMFKAYAKDKGFQVLVQSAEDDAQKQVSQCENLINQGIDVLIVQSIDADASAPIVNAAHEAKIPVVSYDRFIMNADLDYYITFDSVKVGEAEAKFVVEKAPKGNYIWLKGGPEDNNAHLVAQGQRNVLQPYIDKGDIKIVLEQWCKGWDPNEALKHVENGLTAAQNNIQGVIASNDGTAGGAIQAMAAQGLVGKVPIAGQDADLAACQRIVEGIQTGTVYKPIAKLNQAAMDVAVALATGKDVKTAVDSKLGQWTKLNNKTKDVDSFSVDIIAIDKNNIDEILIKKDKFQKIEEVYKNIPKDKWPAI, encoded by the coding sequence TTGAAAATCATGAAAAAAATCTCGGTATTATTACTAGTTTTGCTAATGGTTTTTGTTGCTGCTGGATGTAGCAAAGACACCGGTTCTTCCCCAAACTCTTCAGGTAAATCTTCAGGAAGTAAAGTAGCCAAAGACATCAAGGATATTAAAATAGGTATTTCAGTTGGTACACTTAAGCAGGAGCGTTGGCAGCGTGAAATTGATATGTTTAAGGCTTATGCAAAAGATAAGGGTTTTCAAGTACTTGTCCAGTCGGCAGAGGACGATGCCCAAAAACAGGTTTCACAGTGTGAAAATCTTATAAATCAAGGTATTGATGTTCTTATCGTCCAGTCTATTGATGCAGATGCTTCTGCTCCCATTGTTAACGCAGCTCATGAAGCTAAAATTCCAGTTGTTTCTTATGACAGGTTTATCATGAACGCTGATCTTGATTATTATATTACCTTTGATTCTGTAAAAGTTGGTGAAGCTGAAGCTAAATTCGTTGTGGAAAAGGCCCCAAAAGGCAACTATATTTGGTTGAAGGGCGGTCCTGAAGATAATAATGCCCACTTAGTTGCACAGGGCCAGAGGAATGTACTTCAACCTTATATAGACAAGGGAGATATAAAGATAGTTCTTGAACAGTGGTGTAAAGGCTGGGATCCGAATGAGGCTCTCAAACATGTAGAAAACGGTCTTACTGCAGCACAAAATAATATTCAAGGTGTTATAGCATCGAATGATGGTACTGCTGGTGGAGCTATTCAAGCTATGGCCGCGCAGGGACTTGTAGGAAAGGTGCCAATCGCTGGTCAGGATGCTGATCTTGCTGCTTGCCAGAGAATTGTTGAAGGGATTCAGACAGGAACTGTTTATAAACCCATTGCCAAACTGAATCAAGCGGCTATGGATGTCGCTGTTGCTCTTGCTACGGGCAAAGATGTTAAGACTGCTGTTGATTCGAAACTGGGGCAGTGGACAAAACTTAATAATAAAACTAAGGATGTGGATAGTTTTTCGGTTGATATTATCGCTATTGATAAAAATAATATAGATGAGATTCTTATCAAAAAAGATAAATTCCAGAAAATAGAAGAAGTCTACAAAAATATTCCTAAAGATAAATGGCCTGCTATCTAG